A section of the Oncorhynchus gorbuscha isolate QuinsamMale2020 ecotype Even-year linkage group LG04, OgorEven_v1.0, whole genome shotgun sequence genome encodes:
- the LOC124034323 gene encoding titin-like isoform X1, whose translation MSLADQSQQWYPTSVQVTVFQARNLRIKGKNGTNDAYAIMQVAKDKFSTSVAEKCVAPVWKEEATFDLPLFHHGNAERCTLYIIVMHRALVGLDKLLGRAVINLLDLHDNSARKKTDWYKLLDKNGKEDKVRGEVMMDIQFMRNNLTASMFDLSMQDKPRSRIGKLKDKVRGKKKDSFSDSASAIVPSFSQVVTDSEGEADSHSVCPESPGAKRKSKLKSLFAPKSNLQRNVSQSMSTLGTLPEKNASLGGSRSSGLNVDSPDVKKKFKFLGHKRTGSNDSKVSTGPFSLLGRSKQKEDPNSTCINGNHVYAEEVEPMSGSTLSLNSSGQGSVEDVRSHRQPSDATVDSLKGAPVNTYRKESADRDRALLEKRRLQEEGEKRQAEEKRHNEEKQRVQLKVLQEEERKKQEEERKKQEEERKKQEEQERRFQEDEARRKKQQEEEEDRKRLAEERRLKAGELQRLGEEQRQQEEAKKAEEQKQQEEASVTERLSSLFGMIRKKEEKKEELQQSVANEVRHNPSPSHSTRDLEVPVPAPRHAANPLKDILLSPDPPIPFESPVDHQKGVCGTNTPSAAVFNSNRTAKVSAVKPRLVESLKQPETPNSDSHRQSPSLSCTESPLSSVPSESPDMFSNLHSSLAPPRTRRSTSESLCSSTENLTAIGSSPVGSERKRQAPQPPSPMELHGNPNAGSRSVSANCGSLVSIKEVEAKRPPLPLPDYDRLFPQKRHGVQGQTQWDHIIAEVNQRQQEYTSQLIGEEMSVDGPGLDSPAPPHNDKYLYLKERAAERLNQQQTQVQEVQSSWRRVGPNSSPALIPPPKPGAAARPRLVMDSNKKQGQNTAQANQTVERHNAFVSKVLGSTIPMAQSSNVPSVKPWEDASKVPKTSVALASEGHSVLPIEKPTRLTLTEVWVSSCTDGCKGLPNALKEIPATKPRQRLTSKEPVRQVDPEPKAAESTTNVQQENRSEMRAASIDMRVSSPVMAKNTEVTANSEKQPSPDSVESDNNKKQLERFMKETFSEPDPFPIAEVLPKYPWAQPEQSHSGDDLFSGGPQKGDKLEELGMKTDDLVKHFTPNNSTDLSSSCNDSDSEKHPEEKPEEPSPTSQRGFSQRKKECVDFDLPAPPLTDKYSYLQERAAECLNQQRTQVQEVQSSSWRRVGPNSSPVPIPPPKPRRLEADSNKKQSQSTAQNNPSVERHNTFVSKVLVSTNPMAQRRDVPSVKPREDARKVLNTSVSSANDGKFVLRLEKPNRPTPQVLVSSSTDEPKGLPNTPKEIPSAKPRQSLVSKEQADPELTSAEHTTVQQENRSEMRAVSTPDIMESSPTMTKATDSVESDIHKKQLELIMKETFDDPFPIAEILPKDPWAQPEQSHSGDDLFSVGLQKDDKLERRLTTDDLVKLCVPNNSTDLFSSCNDSDPEKHPEEEKPEGPSPAFRRLFSQRKNKRAAPQPPANLSNKGAMGRGELVKQDPSPRENETIRLATTGSVKLELQAKNTRQRNLYSREKVETQARKEWTADPFTFSRMSSDLTSPEPPQSVGEPKPQAGAEGKTLIRAWVSTSEAQPLTVMSSNGGRPDLTPLRPHPVKPMTSMESHALISSLTTGVLKTYDSSLGNMKAPGKVESGPYTQLTQEELITLVVKQQTELSKKDFKIVELEEYIDNLLVRVIEEKPSILQGLNSPKQAL comes from the exons ATGTCTTTGGCTGACCAAAGTCAGCAGTGGTATCCCACAAGCGTACAGGTGACCGTGTTCCAAGCCAGGAATTTGAGGATCAAAGGAAAGAATGGAACCAACGATGCCTATGCCATCATGCAGGTGGCCAAAGACAAGTTTTCTACCTCGGTTGCCGAGAAATGTGTCGCACCGGTATGGAAGGAAGAGGCAACGTTTGACCTGCCACTGTTCCACCATGGCAATGCTGAACGCTGCACACTATACATCATAGTAATGCACAGAGCTCTGGTGGGACTGGACAAGCTCCTGGGACGAGCTGTGATCAACCTACTTGATCTACACGATAACAGCGCCCGCAAAAAGACCGA TTGGTACAAACTGCTGGATAAGAATGGGAAGGAGGACAAGGTCAGAGGGGAAGTGATGATGGACATCCAGTTCATGAGAAACAACTTAACAGCCAGCATGTTTGACCTTTCTATGCAAGACAAACCACGCTCCCGCATCGGAAAGCTCAAGGACAAAGTGCGTGGGAAAAAAAAGGACAGCTTCTCTGACTCAGCCTCTGCAATAGTGCCCTCTTTCAGCCAGGTAGTCACTGACAGCGAGGGAGAGGCTGACTCCCACTCAGTGTGCCCAGAGTCTCCTGGGGCCAAGAGAAAATCCAAGCTCAAGTCCCTCTTTGCCCCTAAATCCAACCTGCAGCGCAATGTCTCCCAGTCCATGTCCACACTGGGCACTCTTCCTGAGAAGAACGCATCCCTCGGTGGCAGTCGCTCTTCTGGCCTCAATGTGGATTCTCCTGATG TTAAAAAGAAGTTCAAGTTCCTGGGCCACAAGCGCACAGGCAGCAATGACAGCAAAGTGTCTACAGGACCTTTTTCTCTTCTGGGCAGATCCAAGCAGAAAGAAGACCCGAACAGCACGTGTATCAACGGCAATCATGTGTATGCAGAGGAGGTAGAACCCATGTCTGGGTCCACCCTCAGCCTTAACAGCTCTGGTCAGGGCTCAGTGGAGGATGTACGAAGCCACAGGCAACCATCTGACGCCACCGTAGACTCCCTCAAGGGCGCCCCTGTCAACACCTACAGAAAGGAGTCTGCAGATAGGGATAGGGCTCTGCTGGAGAAAAGGCGCCttcaggaagagggagagaagaggcagGCTGAGGAGAAGAGGCATAATGAGGAGAAACAAAGAGTGCAGCTCAAGGTACTGCAGGAGGAGGAACGCAAGAAACAGGAGGAGGAACGCAAGAAACAGGAGGAGGAACGCAAGAaacaggaggagcaggagagaagGTTCCAGGAGGATGAGGCAAGGAGGAAGAAGcagcaggaagaggaagaggaccgGAAGCGGCTAGCGGAAGAAAGGCGGCTGAAGGCGGGTGAGCTTCAGAGGCTGGGGGAGGAACAGAGGCAGCAGGAGGAGGCAAAGAAGGCAGAGGAGCAGAAACAACAGGAGGAGGCCTCTGTGACGGAGAGGCTGTCCTCTCTGTTTGGTATGatcaggaagaaggaggagaagaaggaagagctGCAGCAGAGTGTCGCCAATGAGGTGAGGCACAACCCATCTCCCAGTCACAGCACCAGAGATTTGGAGGTCCCTGTTCCTGCCCCTCGCCATGCTGCCAACCCACTCAAGGATATTCTCCTCAGTCCAGACCCTCCAATCCCATTTGAGAGCCCGGTGGACCACCAGAAGGGTGTTTGCGGCACCAACACCCCGAGCGCTGCAGTCTTCAACTCCAACCGCACTGCCAAGGTGTCTGCAGTCAAGCCCAG ATTGGTGGAGTCTCTGAAGCAGCCTGAAACCCCCAACTCAGACTCCCATAGGcaatctccctccctgtcctgcaCCGAATCCCCTCTCTCTAGCGTCCCTTCTGAGTCTCCTGATATGTTCTCCAACCTTCACTCCTCCCTGGCTCCACCTAGGACACGGAGGAGCACCTCCGAGTCCCTCTGCAGCAGCACTGAGAACCTGACTGCCATAGGATCTTCCCCTGTCGGATCTGAGAGGAAGCGGCAAGCTCCTCAGCCCCCCAGCCCAATGGAACTGCATGGAAATCCCAATGCAGGCTCCAGAAGTGTGTCTGCTAATTGTGGCTCTCTTGTGTCAATTAAGGAGGTTGAGGCCAAAagacctcctctacctcttcctgaCTATGATCGCCTGTTCCCACAGAAGAGGCATGGAGTACAAGGACAGACTCAATGGGACCATATCATTGCAGAAGTGAATCAGAGACAGCAGGAATACACATCTCAGCTCATTGGAGAAGAGATGAGCGTTGATGGCCCAGGCCTCGACTCCCCAGCACCTCCACACAATGACAAATATTTGTACTTGAAGGAGAGGGCAGCAGAACGCCTTAACCAGCAACAGACACAAGTTCAGGAAGTTcaatcatcttggaggagagtgGGGCCCAACAGTTCGCCAGCGCTCATCCCCCCTCCCAAACCTGGAGCTGCAGCCCGCCCTAGACTAGTGATGGACTCAAACAAAAAGCAAGGCCAGAACACTGCACAGGCTAATCAAACTGTTGAAAGACACAACGCCTTCGTCTCCAAAGTCTTGGGCTCTACCATTCCTATGGCTCAAAGCAGCAACGTACCCTCAGTGAAACCTTGGGAAGATGCAAGCAAGGTGCCTAAAACATCAGTTGCTTTAGCCAGTGAAGGCCATTCTGTTCTCCCAATAGAAAAGCCTACTAGACTTACATTAACAGAAGTTTGGGTGTCAAGTTGTACAGATGGATGTAAAGGACTGCCGAACGCTCTCAAAGAGATCCCCGCAACCAAACCCAGACAAAGGTTAACCAGCAAAGAGCCAGTGAGACAAGTGGATCCTGAGCCAAAAGCAGCAGAGTCTACTACCAATGTACAGCAGGAGAACAGATCAGAAATGAGGGCAGCCTCCATAGACATGAGAGTGAGTAGTCCAGTCATGGCAAAGAACACTGAGGTAACTGCTAACAGTGAAAAGCAACCCTCACCTGACTCTGTAGAAAGCGACAATAACAAAAAACAACTGGAACGCTTTATGAAAGAGACATTTTCTGAACCTGACCCTTTTCCCATTGCGGAGGTCCTGCCTAAATACCCATGGGCTCAACCAGAGCAGAGCCACAGTGGAGATGACCTGTTCTCTGGAGGACCACAGAAAGGGGACAAGCTTGAAGAACTGGGAATGAAAACTGATGACTTGGTTAAACATTTTACGCCAAACAATTCAACAGATCTGTCCTCCAGCTGTAATGACAGTGACTCAGAAAAGCATCCAGAGGAAAAACCAGAAGAGCCCAGTCCTACTTCTCAAAGGGGATTTTCACAAAGGAAAAAGGAATGCGTAGACTTTGACCTCCCAGCACCTCCACTTACTGACAAATATTCCTACTTGCAGGAGAGGGCAGCAGAATGCCTAAACCAGCAACGGACACAAGTTCAGGAAGTTCAATCTTCATCTTGGAGGAGAGTGGGGCCCAACAGTTCACCAGTGCCTATCCCTCCTCCCAAACCCCGTAGACTAGAGGCCGACTCAAACAAAAAGCAAAGCCAGAGCACTGCACAGAATAATCCATCTGTTGAAAGACACAACACCTTCGTCTCCAAAGTCTTAGTCTCTACAAATCCTATGGCTCAGCGCAGAGATGTACCCTCAGTGAAACCTCGGGAAGATGCAAGGAAGGTGCTTAACACATCTGTTTCGTCAGCCAATGATGGCAAATTTGTTCTCCGACTAGAAAAGCCTAATAGACCTACACCACAAGTTTTGGTGTCAAGTTCTACAGATGAACCTAAAGGACTGCCAAACACTCCCAAAGAGATCCCctcagccaaacccagacaaagTTTAGTAAGCAAAGAGCAAGCAGATCCTGAGCTAACATCAGCAGAGCATACCACTGTACAGCAGGAGAACAGATCCGAGATGAGGGCAGTCTCAACCCCGGACATCATGGAAAGTAGTCCAACGATGACTAAAGCTACTGACTCTGTAGAAAGCGACATTCACAAAAAACAACTGGAACTCATTATGAAAGAGACGTTTGATGACCCTTTCCCCATTGCTGAGATCCTGCCTAAAGACCCATGGGCCCAACCAGAGCAGAGCCACAGTGGCGATGACTTGTTCTCTGTAGGACTACAGAAAGACGACAAGCTTGAACGGAGACTGACAACTGACGATTTGGTTAAGCTTTGTGTGCCAAACAACTCAACCGATCTGTTCTCCAGTTGTAATGACAGTGACCCAGAAAAACATCCAGAGGAAGAAAAACCAGAAGGCCCCAGTCCTGCTTTTCGAAGGTTATTTTCTCAAAGGAAAAATAAACGAGCAGCACCTCAGCCTCCAGCTAATTTGAGCAATAAAGGAGCCATGGGAAGAGGTGAGCTGGTTAAACAAGACCCTTCACCCAGAGAAAACGAAACAATCAGGTTAGCCACTACAGGATCTGTCAAACTTGAGCTGCAAGCCAAAAATACTAGACAGAGAAATCTCTATAGTAGAGAAAAGGTAGAAACCCAAGCCAGGAAAGAGTGGACAGCAGACCCTTTTACCTTCTCCCGCATGTCTTCTGACCTGACTTCTCCGGAGCCTCCCCAGTCAGTAGGTGAGCCCAAACCCCAGGCAGGGGCTGAGGGTAAGACCCTGATACGGGCCTGGGTCTCAACCTCTGAGGCGCAGCCACTCACTGTTATGAGTAGCAATGGAGGTCGGCCAGACTTAACACCACTCAG GCCTCACCCAGTGAAGCCCATGACCTCCATGGAGAGCCATGCTCTCATCAGCTCTCTCACCACTGGGGTGTTGAAGACCTATGACAGCTCACTGGGAAATATGAAG GCACCAGGTAAGGTGGAGAGTGGGCCATACACCCAGCTGACCCAGGAAGAGCTGATTACCCTGGTGGTGAAGCAGCAGACGGAGCTCTCCAAGAAGGACTTCAAGATCGTTGAGTTGGAGGAGTACATAGACAACCTGCTGGTGCGTGTCATCGAGGAGAAGCCCAGCATCCTGCAAGGCCTCAACTCTCCCAAGCAGGCCCTGTAA
- the LOC124034323 gene encoding rab11 family-interacting protein 2-like isoform X2, which yields MSLADQSQQWYPTSVQVTVFQARNLRIKGKNGTNDAYAIMQVAKDKFSTSVAEKCVAPVWKEEATFDLPLFHHGNAERCTLYIIVMHRALVGLDKLLGRAVINLLDLHDNSARKKTDWYKLLDKNGKEDKVRGEVMMDIQFMRNNLTASMFDLSMQDKPRSRIGKLKDKVRGKKKDSFSDSASAIVPSFSQVVTDSEGEADSHSVCPESPGAKRKSKLKSLFAPKSNLQRNVSQSMSTLGTLPEKNASLGGSRSSGLNVDSPDVKKKFKFLGHKRTGSNDSKVSTGPFSLLGRSKQKEDPNSTCINGNHVYAEEVEPMSGSTLSLNSSGQGSVEDVRSHRQPSDATVDSLKGAPVNTYRKESADRDRALLEKRRLQEEGEKRQAEEKRHNEEKQRVQLKVLQEEERKKQEEERKKQEEERKKQEEQERRFQEDEARRKKQQEEEEDRKRLAEERRLKAGELQRLGEEQRQQEEAKKAEEQKQQEEASVTERLSSLFGMIRKKEEKKEELQQSVANEVRHNPSPSHSTRDLEVPVPAPRHAANPLKDILLSPDPPIPFESPVDHQKGVCGTNTPSAAVFNSNRTAKVSAVKPRPHPVKPMTSMESHALISSLTTGVLKTYDSSLGNMKAPGKVESGPYTQLTQEELITLVVKQQTELSKKDFKIVELEEYIDNLLVRVIEEKPSILQGLNSPKQAL from the exons ATGTCTTTGGCTGACCAAAGTCAGCAGTGGTATCCCACAAGCGTACAGGTGACCGTGTTCCAAGCCAGGAATTTGAGGATCAAAGGAAAGAATGGAACCAACGATGCCTATGCCATCATGCAGGTGGCCAAAGACAAGTTTTCTACCTCGGTTGCCGAGAAATGTGTCGCACCGGTATGGAAGGAAGAGGCAACGTTTGACCTGCCACTGTTCCACCATGGCAATGCTGAACGCTGCACACTATACATCATAGTAATGCACAGAGCTCTGGTGGGACTGGACAAGCTCCTGGGACGAGCTGTGATCAACCTACTTGATCTACACGATAACAGCGCCCGCAAAAAGACCGA TTGGTACAAACTGCTGGATAAGAATGGGAAGGAGGACAAGGTCAGAGGGGAAGTGATGATGGACATCCAGTTCATGAGAAACAACTTAACAGCCAGCATGTTTGACCTTTCTATGCAAGACAAACCACGCTCCCGCATCGGAAAGCTCAAGGACAAAGTGCGTGGGAAAAAAAAGGACAGCTTCTCTGACTCAGCCTCTGCAATAGTGCCCTCTTTCAGCCAGGTAGTCACTGACAGCGAGGGAGAGGCTGACTCCCACTCAGTGTGCCCAGAGTCTCCTGGGGCCAAGAGAAAATCCAAGCTCAAGTCCCTCTTTGCCCCTAAATCCAACCTGCAGCGCAATGTCTCCCAGTCCATGTCCACACTGGGCACTCTTCCTGAGAAGAACGCATCCCTCGGTGGCAGTCGCTCTTCTGGCCTCAATGTGGATTCTCCTGATG TTAAAAAGAAGTTCAAGTTCCTGGGCCACAAGCGCACAGGCAGCAATGACAGCAAAGTGTCTACAGGACCTTTTTCTCTTCTGGGCAGATCCAAGCAGAAAGAAGACCCGAACAGCACGTGTATCAACGGCAATCATGTGTATGCAGAGGAGGTAGAACCCATGTCTGGGTCCACCCTCAGCCTTAACAGCTCTGGTCAGGGCTCAGTGGAGGATGTACGAAGCCACAGGCAACCATCTGACGCCACCGTAGACTCCCTCAAGGGCGCCCCTGTCAACACCTACAGAAAGGAGTCTGCAGATAGGGATAGGGCTCTGCTGGAGAAAAGGCGCCttcaggaagagggagagaagaggcagGCTGAGGAGAAGAGGCATAATGAGGAGAAACAAAGAGTGCAGCTCAAGGTACTGCAGGAGGAGGAACGCAAGAAACAGGAGGAGGAACGCAAGAAACAGGAGGAGGAACGCAAGAaacaggaggagcaggagagaagGTTCCAGGAGGATGAGGCAAGGAGGAAGAAGcagcaggaagaggaagaggaccgGAAGCGGCTAGCGGAAGAAAGGCGGCTGAAGGCGGGTGAGCTTCAGAGGCTGGGGGAGGAACAGAGGCAGCAGGAGGAGGCAAAGAAGGCAGAGGAGCAGAAACAACAGGAGGAGGCCTCTGTGACGGAGAGGCTGTCCTCTCTGTTTGGTATGatcaggaagaaggaggagaagaaggaagagctGCAGCAGAGTGTCGCCAATGAGGTGAGGCACAACCCATCTCCCAGTCACAGCACCAGAGATTTGGAGGTCCCTGTTCCTGCCCCTCGCCATGCTGCCAACCCACTCAAGGATATTCTCCTCAGTCCAGACCCTCCAATCCCATTTGAGAGCCCGGTGGACCACCAGAAGGGTGTTTGCGGCACCAACACCCCGAGCGCTGCAGTCTTCAACTCCAACCGCACTGCCAAGGTGTCTGCAGTCAAGCCCAG GCCTCACCCAGTGAAGCCCATGACCTCCATGGAGAGCCATGCTCTCATCAGCTCTCTCACCACTGGGGTGTTGAAGACCTATGACAGCTCACTGGGAAATATGAAG GCACCAGGTAAGGTGGAGAGTGGGCCATACACCCAGCTGACCCAGGAAGAGCTGATTACCCTGGTGGTGAAGCAGCAGACGGAGCTCTCCAAGAAGGACTTCAAGATCGTTGAGTTGGAGGAGTACATAGACAACCTGCTGGTGCGTGTCATCGAGGAGAAGCCCAGCATCCTGCAAGGCCTCAACTCTCCCAAGCAGGCCCTGTAA